Sequence from the Pecten maximus chromosome 8, xPecMax1.1, whole genome shotgun sequence genome:
ttcaaagACCCAAGTAAGAGTTGGACCTATGAGATTGGAATAATGTGTATGAAAACAAAGCAGAAAACAATGAAAGTACAccaaagaaataatgaaattactgaTATAAAAGATACACAAACCTAATTTATTATGACCGTCAGAAAGAAGAGCTTACTTGGTTTTAGATCGCCTTGTTTAAATCTGGTACGGATTACTTATAATTGGTAATCATATATTTAATACCTACATTGTGTAAGCGTTCTCATAGAGAGCTGTAATACTATGGTTCACTCTCAGGGGTGAGAAACATGAAGGAAAAGCcaatatatttcaaatgctGAAAGGGATATTTAACAgtataattaaatttaaacaGAAAATCAATAAAGATTATAGGAAAAACtgatttgatacatttttaGCGCATtgaattgtgacgtcataatacatCGTAGACAGAGGAATTGAATCATTCAGAACTATCAGAGATATAACCATCAATGGGTTGACGAAAATTATGCTATAAACACCTGGTCTTGGATATAGTTGGTATACACAATCTGGACCGTGCTATGCCTGTTCCTTGTAGATAAACAACCATACACCGCGGTCCGTACAACGTATGATTCTCATAAACGTTTACAATTTGTCATGAGAACCGAGAGATTTTATTTCGCCTTCCTTTGCCTCCAGTCCATGTTTCataacatgtacagtttataAAATCGTTAAGTTTTAATATGAGTAATACGGCAGCAGAGATTCTATATACTCGTAACGGAGTTTTTCTCACCGATATAAAAGGAGGTTTGGTTACACCAAAACGTTATACGATGAACTTATCATCATGGAATTCTTacttattttgtgttatagaaatataaaccTTATTCTGACATAAGGCCAAGCTGGTGTAGACTTGCTATGAACATTTTTCATAATCGTTTGGGAATTTTGTGCTTCTGACATTTACCAGTAAGCCTTAGAAATCCTCGGCGCATAGACCCCTGTGTATTTACCAATCTGTCCATGTCTGTCATAACTGCTGTCAGGCCGTGTAGATCGCATCTACATTAAATTTGATCCCCGACCTTTTGTTTTGGTCCAGTTCCAATGTTCTATGTCGCAACAGGCGCAATGAAACAGCACTGTGATTACTTTATATATTACCTATACTGAAACTGATTTACGGATTTATGAACCTAAGGAATATTGGACACTAGAATTGTTTTCATGAGTTTATAAAGCAATGTTAAATCTCGCGTGGTTGTGTTAGGACAATTCACCACACAAAACAATCCTTACGTACATGTAGTTACCTTGTGTACCATATCCAGAGAAAGatctatttattacatttttaccagtgaaatatcaaaaattattcattctataaaagtgatatttttcactagtgaaaaatatcacttttgctgatttgaccaatcaaattaatgatgagaaaataccaaaataattgaccaatcagaaagcccgacatatatctcagcacctggacagggggaactacattgtttgtttacaaattatcgctgtaggcctagttagcatactgggtaggtttttcgttgataaaaaatgtaataaacagaatatctaacagtgtcttcagtaataccaaatatgtttcactcgtgtggctaatatttagatatagccccaaaatattagccccactcgtgaaatatatttggtattactgaaaacactgttagatatcctctatatatctacatacgTATGTCTACCTACACTTTGGTTCGAAGgaaacagtatacatgtatatcggtTAGTTCCAAAACTACGTTTGTTTCgcaactgatatggcacgtaATAAAATTCGTTCCAGTAAGTTTTTGGTCTGTTTTCACACCGTAGTGTGTAACGACTTCCTTCCTAGGCCTCccattggtcatttgtgacccccaacaaatctgattgacacacctctggcctttgaccacggactacTTTTACAAATCttattatttttgtcttttgtcATTCAAGAGACCAACGTGGACATGTTTTGTGGATTTGCCGGGATCAACATTGGCATAACCTGGTGAGAGGGGTGTCCTCATGGAAAGGTCGATTTATCTGGGGTTTGAGTCGTATGAGATAGAATTTGATGATGATAAAATGGGCTGCAAACGGAAGCGATATATTGCAGTGATCCTCTCGAACCAGAACGGAAACTCTCACCTCCCCCGTATTGGACTCTGAAAGCTTTGAATGAATCATCAAAATCGTTGTCCGTAATggtagtcatttgaatgaaacagTCGCGGATACACTTAAAAACGTGAAATACACACATTGCTCAGAACTCAAGCTCGGTTACCTTGACCACACTGCGATGTAACAGATATGGTATGTCCCTGACCGCGCAGTGCTGTCACATGTTTGTCCTTGACCGCGCAGTACTGCCACATGTTTGTCCTTGACCGTGCAGTACTGCCACATGTTTGTCCTTGACCGTGCAGTACTGCCACATGTTTGTCCTTGACCGCGCAGTACTGCCACATGTTTGTCCTTGACCGTGCAGTACTGTCACATGTTTGTCCTTGACCGCGCAGTGCTGTCACATGTTTGTCCTTGACCGCGCAGTGCTGTCACATGTTTGTCCTTGACCGCGCAGTGCTGTCACAGGTATATCCTTGGGCTAGCCAGTTAAAATAACACAGGTTAGCATTCGACAGGCCGTGAGTAGTTCAATGTGGCAGCTATCAGCTACTACACGGATATCTTAGTCACTAACGGGGCGATAAATCTAGCAAACAAAAACGTATTTTTTTTACTCCTGCTGCCCAATCATCACCTTAAACTTAAAATGTCAATAACAGTAAAATCCTACAATGTACTCAACtgatctgttaggtatgtacgGATATGCTTTTTTCCCCAAAGTTTTGtataattcatttatatttttctatccatttaaacaatgttttaattACGGTATCACCAACCATAGCTTGTTAAAATACCTAAAGGAAATTCGACTGCATCATCCATAAAAACACCAGCACTAAGCCAGTTATAGCTTGTGGTTATAGTATTGCGAAATGAGTTCGACTTTACCATCAGACTCGAAAATGTTTACTCGTGTGTCTGTTACTGGGACGCCTTGAATATTCTATCAAAAGTAAAGATTTGAGAGAAAAAAAGCAATGATtcgttttggtttttttaactttttatttttaatgaagACAGCGCGCTCAAGTTTTTATAAAACTAACGGAAATCGTATAGAATTTCAACAAATCTGTTCTGATACGGAATGTTTTATCCACACATTTagataataaaatataccaGGAGAAGGTTTATGCAACATACAATCAAATTATACTTGCATATACGGGTTTTGAATAAGCTAACAGGTGGCGTCTCTTTCAGCCTAAGATGGTTCCTCTAacaatttcattcattttgagGATAGTGACTCAACAGTCTGAGGCTGTGTGTAAAATCAGTCAGGATATGGGTCCTTCAGGTCATTTAATGAACATGGCGTGTTAATTACTAAAGAAACAGAAAAGGGTACGATATATCAATCACGCGGAGCACGTGCttataacaataaaccaatcaGAACTCAGATAACATATCAGACATGATAATCTATAAGGTGTTACGGGACCCACGTCAAAAGTATTATACTATTACTAAGACCCATCGCCAACTGTAAGCTACTGCATGTGTTGTTACTGATTAACTTTGGTTAATTAATTGATAACTCTGCGACCAAAAGATAGGGGATATGTACAGATGATACATATAAAACGATTTTTGTCCACGACACTTTCTATCAGTGCTGGTTACAGGGATACTACAATGGGGTATAAAACGCAGGCGTTCATAGTCTACTAGGTAATACACGCGCGCGGAATTAGCACCGACAGTCGATATAACTAACTCTACATGCTTGCACGGCCGGTCTGCTGCAGGAGAGAGTTAGTGTGTATATTTACAGATGGCGTGCGTGGAGAATACATCAGGACACAATTCTATCGCACGAGGCTACCTTCTCCGCTACAGTCGCGATGGGAAACCATGCTTTGGTACAACAGTTGTGAATACATAAATATGAAGATGTGTGTTGTGGACAGACTTTCTGAAGTTATTTATGGATAAAATTGGcaataaataacaattaacaacGTCACACATTTGTTTATAACGGTTCtaaaatgtgatgtatttttGCCAACGATAAAAAAGGATTTTCTGAAATTGTGGAAACGGAACCTATAAGTGCTTCATGGACACATTTCCAATAGTATTAGGAACCTTTCCTACCTGGAGACTGTAAGTAATGGTGTGCTACACTATATGTTATCAAGCTAGTACTGACTTACAGTGATTGATTCCGACTAACCTAAATGTAGTCCCCTCTAACAGAATGAAGAACGACGATGATGAAACTGAACAAGCGACCAAATCAAAACGGAGGAAAGGTTcaaagaagaaagaaaagaaaaagaaagacgCTGGAAAGGAAAATGAATCTAAACCTGGGAAAGGAAATGACACAGACGAAGTCTTTGTCGCAAGCAATTGCGAAAACAACGAAAGCGTGTCTACCAAGGAGCAAACGACGCGATTAGAAGACAGTAGTGATAATGGTGTTGAAAACAGGCCTAAAAATGAGGGCGTTAACACGTTGCCAAGGACAACGCGTTCAAGAAGTTCGTCAGAACGCCGGagttttaaaaatctttttcgTAAACCAAAACTCCAAAAACAACGATCCCAGAGTACAGGTGGATTACAAGACAATGCAGAAAGTGACGGGAATTTAGTGACAACATTAAGCGGGGACAATGCCTCCCCGCCGGATAAAAAAACAATTGGAGAATTTGGATTGTCCGACAAATCAGATTCTGTAGCTGATCCGAGGAATAAGCTGAAACGTATGACTGTTGGAGAGGCAAAGAAAGTAAAAAGTACGAGTAAGTCTCCGGTTAGTGAGTTATCGCCCATGgataaattcaatttaaaacCTACATTGGAAAGTTTAGGGAAATCAGAGTCCATGGAATCACATTCATCCTCTCTACCAGATCTCACTAATATTGAGAGTTCAATATCATTTTCGAAAACGGACGAAGATAAAAAAGTGTATAAAAGGTCAGTGAGTGCAGATATGGGACGTCGGAAGAAAGTGAATCATACAGCAGTAGATTCTgatgaaaaagtaaaaaatgaaaaacaacttgaaaacaaaaacgATCCTTCTGATACATCTCAGGCAGTTCCCAGTACTGTTCCGTTATTAAACATGGTTAACAACAGTGCATCTATCGATGAAAGGAATGATGAAGTGAAAAGCCCGAAAGCATTATCTACACCACACTCGTCTATATCAAACGAGTCATCCCCTTATTCTGTCCGTACTACCGGTAACCGTGATACTAATCCAAGTACCTCTCCTTGCTCTGACCCCATTGATGCAAAACAACTTGAAAAGAATCGCAAAGAATCGTTCTCGAATTTCATGAATCTTAGTCAGACTCTACCTCTCCATTCCGGTTCATCAGGAGTTagattatttaaacaaaatagcGCCGAGGAATGTGATGCAAAAAGTGATACTGGGACAGTTCCTATACCGGAAGCGGAACTGAATCCAAAAGGTAAGATTCCAGCGCCTTTGATTCTTGCAAAATCTAAAAATGAGGAAGACGTTATTGTCGAAACTGTGAAAACGCCtaaaatcataaataatgataaagtTGACAATGATAAAGACAATGCAGAGGAAAAGAGAACAAAACCTATTtccaaacaaaacattaaatctCTACCAGCCTCACAGGGCAGTGATAATGTAACAGCATGGCTGACTAGTTCTCAGGACACGATAAAAAGGGAGAAAAGAGGATTAAAACTAAGCGACAGTGCTGCTCATATCGATGAAAAGAAAGACACAGACTCTGATTTCAGTAAAACTGTGTCAGGTGAGAGAGGTAGAAATGTTTGTGATCAGAAAGAAAGTAAGAAGCTCTCAAGGGGCACATATAAATCACCTCGACGATTTAGTGGCCGGAGTTTACCAAGGAGCAAAGCTAAGGAATTGAGAGAAAAAGAATCCAAAGATATGGAAAAACAAGGAGAAATATACGTAGACAAAGAATATGACAAAGGGAGACCTGACTCAGAAAAAGAACAGAAACCAAAAGAGGAAGAACAAGAATTACAAAAAGAATTTAAGAGAAAATCTGGTATTGCTTCTACTCCAGACATTCCCAAAGGCCTTGCGCTACCATCCGAATCACCAAAGAGTGTAAATAATACCAACAATTTGTGgggaaaaataaacaaaggaaaTGTTGCTAAACCTTTAGTGTACACTACGGGAACTCAATCCGAAATGGGGGACAATGAGAAACAAAAAGGCAACACGCCTATATCTAGAAGTGTTCAAACATCTCTGGAAAgtttgaagtttgataaaaaagaGGAACCGTTAATAGGCAAAGCGGTAAAAGTGAGTCTTCGTGACACCGCTGAGGGTATTATGAAGAAAACGTACCAACCGAATGTGGGGTTTGCAGATGAACAAGGTAAAAAAGATGACAAACATACTACATCAAAAGATGTCCAAGATAAAACTAAACGAAAGTCATCTCGAAACTCTAGTTCCGATAGTGATATGGCAATTGATATTTCTGAAATCGATGATTACTCAGTTTTTAAAACTCCCGAATCAACTCCGGCTTTAAAGCGGAAAAGACTACCACCTCTAAGTGAAATTCAAACGCTACAAGCAGAGGTTCAAAAGGACTGTGACACACCTGATAGTGCCCCTAGACTGTCTGGTATACTTAAAAATACAACGGAAGACCCAAACATAAAAGCAGATTATGCTAAAGGAGACGAAAAAGAAGAGGCCACACAAAAACCTCCAAAAAAGCTTTCTCTTATGGACATTATAACTATGAAAAGACGACTTTCAAAGCACCGAAAGCAATCAGAGTTATCTAAGAGACGTCCAAGTAAGCGTTCAATCAAGTCATTGGATAAAGCAGACTTGAAAGACAAGACAAAATCTCCGGAGAAAAAATCAGATACATCGGATAAAAACGACGAACCAGATGTTAAAGTTGACACCAAGGTTATCATAGAAAATGAGACTAACATTAGTCTTAGTAAACTGGCCTTGCTGCAGGAAACAGATATTGTTGATGATGTCATTGATTTAAGCGATGATTTACCTAAAAAGCACATTAAGTTTGAGCCAGGTGATGAACCAGTGGCCTCGGATGAACCTCTTGACGATGAACCTGCGTTGCCACCTAATCCTCGTCATTTAGCGACAAGGCGGGAAAGTCGGATGCTAGAAAAACGTCGGAAAGTAATAACATGTTGTAAGCAGTTTATAGCGTTCCTATTTTCCCATATAGGATTGTGTTCTCTCGTGGTAGCTTATTCCATTCTCGGCGGCTTCATTTTCCAAGCTCTCGAAGCTCCATTTGAGCAACAGACAAGAATTCACGTGAAAAAGGAAAGGGAGACCGCCATAAACCAAATTATGCAACTAGCAATTGAATTAGAAATGAACAAGCGCAGTCGGGATAATTTTACCACAGAGGTGAACACACTTCTTGTGCATTTTCAATCGGAAGTGTATAAAGCCACGGAAATGAATGGTTGGAACAACAAAGACGAACAAAGCGAATCTGAATTGCAGTGGTCTTTTGCAAGTTCTCTTCTGTTCGCTATCACTGTGATGACAACTATTGGTGAGTagattaaaatatatgtattacgCCAATATATTTTTCCATACTATATTATACCTACTTGCAGtcataaatatgaaatattgcaATATCTGATGAAAACAAAGTAATAGGATAATGCATTGTGTGATTTTACAATCCCAATAATGTTTTTTTAGATGCAGTTAGTATTTAGATATAGAGCTGACACCGACAAACAATCCGACATTTTATACGTATGGACACACACAAGGATTTATATCAGGTTATGTacgtgtgttatatataaacctaCATCAGTCATATGCAGAAACTGTCATAACTATGTAGTTCTTTGTTATACAAAGTTATAAATCCTGTAATCTGTCCCATTGTTGCAGTATTACCTTTGCTGTGTTCCCCTTGAACTCATTTTTAATCAATGCCACACCGCGGTCATATTTCTCATCATTGTTTTATTCCTAGACGTCAACTCTGTGTCAGACATTAAGGAAAGTTGGTATACCATAAGCCCTTTGTTTGCTATCATAACTTGACTTAGAGATACAAAGGATTTTTTTGTTAGAATAACAACGagaaaaacaaatacatacgGAGGTACATACAGATGTAGCTGTAAACTCCCATCAACGCCTTCTTCGTTAACGTTATAACACCAACAAAACGTGTAAAACATAATCCTCTTTAGAACTTTTCTGTGCTGAACACGTCAGGTTTAGACAGCAATCGAGGGGCAGATGTAAGCGTATAGAGGAAAGGCTAGATGTAATGTTAATGACAATATGTCCTCCCCTTTTATGTCCTTTCAGCTTATATGATGTTAATTACAATATGTCCTCCCCTTTTATGTCCTACCAGCTTATATGAAACAATTGTATTCGTGTGTAACAAAAAGTAATTTTATTGCGTGTGGATAAAAGATTCATTTGAAAGACATTTGATTCTGTGATTAGTCTTAAAGCAATTTATATCGAGATGTGAATtcgtaaaaaaaagttttatgaaGATTATAGAGATGTCttaatttgttgatttttttcgCAAACAgggatacatatataaatatttcgaTGTAAATACAAGCGCAACATTGCTTTTTGTAACTTCCTGGTGATTTGTGTATTATCGCCAATTTACTTATTGGAGACTAGTATGTTTGCTCGtagtaaaatattttcaaattttcatcaGATTTAATGCATAAAATTAACATACTTAAATTAGACACTTTAATACACTGTCGCTACtgtgataatatatatcttaGCTTAAGTGTCTCGTCATATTAAACGTTATTCTTGTGTTCTCGTTTTAAGAGTAATTTGGTTATAATTTAGAAAGCTATTTACTGTTAACATACGTTTACAAGTCccaaattatgtttattttttctttcctttaaTCAAAAACACACACTGAAGAACTAAATATAGCACATCGTCTAATAGCTTCAGAGTGATGGGATTCAATGACGTACTTAAGTATGTGAAAGTACCCCCAGGAAATCTATTTTTGCGTCAGCACATGCTTTTTTGGTATTTGTTAAAGAAGTATAGGTTACATTATACATGAAAAAACAATTAAACCGTCATTTTTTGCTATTTTTCTTAGGACATAACCAACACAGCGTAAATAGTATCtgattgttaaaatatttatatatagataaatgtttgATGAAATACTATTTGCAATGAAAGTTGCTTTAATTCGCCTAGGTAATTTACAGGGAACATGAATAATCATCGGAAagaatataaagaaatatagCGCATATGTGTACCTACTTTCAGCCGCTGTATAAGTGTACAGATCTGATGAAGGTAGCCGATATTCGTGCTGAAagtcatatacaaatgtatggaAAATTACATCTGGTAATAGATAATCGTAGGTTTCCTCAAATACATAGATAATGGTAACATATTTATCTATGACTCATCATTAgagtataaaatgatatttatagatatgtttatgtttgtgtATCTACGATcctcattgttttatttctgaatACATGTCATTTTGGGGA
This genomic interval carries:
- the LOC117333533 gene encoding uncharacterized protein LOC117333533, yielding MKNDDDETEQATKSKRRKGSKKKEKKKKDAGKENESKPGKGNDTDEVFVASNCENNESVSTKEQTTRLEDSSDNGVENRPKNEGVNTLPRTTRSRSSSERRSFKNLFRKPKLQKQRSQSTGGLQDNAESDGNLVTTLSGDNASPPDKKTIGEFGLSDKSDSVADPRNKLKRMTVGEAKKVKSTSKSPVSELSPMDKFNLKPTLESLGKSESMESHSSSLPDLTNIESSISFSKTDEDKKVYKRSVSADMGRRKKVNHTAVDSDEKVKNEKQLENKNDPSDTSQAVPSTVPLLNMVNNSASIDERNDEVKSPKALSTPHSSISNESSPYSVRTTGNRDTNPSTSPCSDPIDAKQLEKNRKESFSNFMNLSQTLPLHSGSSGVRLFKQNSAEECDAKSDTGTVPIPEAELNPKGKIPAPLILAKSKNEEDVIVETVKTPKIINNDKVDNDKDNAEEKRTKPISKQNIKSLPASQGSDNVTAWLTSSQDTIKREKRGLKLSDSAAHIDEKKDTDSDFSKTVSGERGRNVCDQKESKKLSRGTYKSPRRFSGRSLPRSKAKELREKESKDMEKQGEIYVDKEYDKGRPDSEKEQKPKEEEQELQKEFKRKSGIASTPDIPKGLALPSESPKSVNNTNNLWGKINKGNVAKPLVYTTGTQSEMGDNEKQKGNTPISRSVQTSLESLKFDKKEEPLIGKAVKVSLRDTAEGIMKKTYQPNVGFADEQGKKDDKHTTSKDVQDKTKRKSSRNSSSDSDMAIDISEIDDYSVFKTPESTPALKRKRLPPLSEIQTLQAEVQKDCDTPDSAPRLSGILKNTTEDPNIKADYAKGDEKEEATQKPPKKLSLMDIITMKRRLSKHRKQSELSKRRPSKRSIKSLDKADLKDKTKSPEKKSDTSDKNDEPDVKVDTKVIIENETNISLSKLALLQETDIVDDVIDLSDDLPKKHIKFEPGDEPVASDEPLDDEPALPPNPRHLATRRESRMLEKRRKVITCCKQFIAFLFSHIGLCSLVVAYSILGGFIFQALEAPFEQQTRIHVKKERETAINQIMQLAIELEMNKRSRDNFTTEVNTLLVHFQSEVYKATEMNGWNNKDEQSESELQWSFASSLLFAITVMTTIGYGHVAPKTDYGRIVTIGYAVLGIPLTLLCLTNIGDLMATGFRMLYAKVCCGVCCVLFSPTKRRLPDPEKGIEEEMVVQGETKSPGETIHVPTSLCILVMTAYILLGTLLFSFWEGWDVITGTYFSFITLSTIGFGDVVPGTAMDQWANEQKLVLCAMYLVFGLSLIAMCFNLVQEDVKAKCRWLGAKIGII